The Polyodon spathula isolate WHYD16114869_AA chromosome 3, ASM1765450v1, whole genome shotgun sequence genome has a segment encoding these proteins:
- the c3h18orf21 gene encoding UPF0711 protein C18orf21 homolog, with protein MAEEEKEKKLRFLKNSAFHFQDSCSEQARFLMWTHQSIANTKYKEERVCPYCFQCRLPENHRVRFKPKRRLTPQVQRVLNREAASRTLSLKQVKLLQKYKNSASTMLVTCYSCNKTSRHIGVKRDFLAAFSHNPNTPNSLGKHRDAARTPQSTGKGSVSHIKSGAKGKSPATTPRSTSSRPATPSPNTKTIGIKKSPFSHLKRLLNLEQKQSSKKGGLQDFLCSL; from the exons ATGGctgaagaagaaaaagagaaaaaactacGGTTTTTGAAAAATTCCGCCTTTCATTTTCAAGATAGTTGCTCGGAACAAGCACGGTTTCTTAT GTGGACACATCAATCCATAGCGA ATACAAAATATAAAGAAGAAAGAGTCTGCCCATATTGTTTCCAGTGCCGCCTTCCTGAAAACCATAGAGTGAGATTCAAACCGAAAAGAAGACTAACACCGCAAGTACAGAGGGTGCTGAACAGAGAGGCAGCCAGTAGGACACTCAGCCTCAAGCAAGTAAAGCTCTTGCAGAAGTATAAGAACTCAGCTAGCACAATG TTGGTCACCTGTTACAGCTGTAACAAGACTTCAAGACACATTGGGGTCAAAAGAGACTTCTTAGCTGCATTTTCACACAATCCAAACACACCAAACAGTCTTGGTAAACACAGAGATGCAGCAAGGACACCACAATCCACTGGAAAAGGAAGTGTGTCTCACATAAAGTCTGGGGCAAAAGGAAAAAGTCCTGCCACGACCCCAAG aTCCACGTCATCTAGGCCTGCTACGCCGTCTCCTAATACTAAGACCATCGGTATCAAGAAATCCCCCTTTTCTCATCTAAAGAGGCTCTTGAACCTTGAACAGAAACAGAGCAGCAAAAAGGGCGGTCTTCAAGACTTCCTCTGTTCGCTTTGA